A window of the Acyrthosiphon pisum isolate AL4f unplaced genomic scaffold, pea_aphid_22Mar2018_4r6ur Scaffold_20860;HRSCAF=22339, whole genome shotgun sequence genome harbors these coding sequences:
- the LOC107882247 gene encoding uncharacterized protein LOC107882247 produces MLKTTINMKHNINIGTYPKLQAFLKRKSTGFKSKKSKVLTSTDIKKFIDEAPNIQYLVTKVVLIFGITGACRREELSNITINDIQDFGSMLHIKLPYTKTNCSRSFTIEGEFYDIFKKYIDLRPANVQSDRFFLNYKNGKCTKQVIGKNKIGNMPKEIANYLNLPDPQAYTGHSFRRTSATLLADSGGDITTLKRHGGWKSSQIAEGYIEDSINNKKIVYCVARAGKKKQVSAEIFSI; encoded by the exons ATGCTTAAAACCACTATaaatatgaaacataatataaacattggtACTTATCCAAAATTACAAGCTTTTTTAAAGAGAAAATCGACtggatttaaaagtaaaaagtccAAAGTTTTGACTTCaaccgatataaaaaaattcatagacGAAGCTCCTAATATTCAATACTTAGTAACTAAA gtagtattGATTTTTGGGATAACTGGCGCATGTAGAAGAGAAGAacttagtaatattactataaatgatATACAAGATTTTGGTTCAATGTTACATATTAAACTTCCTTacacaaaaacaaattgttcaCGGTCTTTTACTATTGAAGGAgagttttatgatatttttaagaaatacatagATTTAAGACCCGCAAATGTACAGTcagatagattttttttaaattataaaaacggtAAATGCACCAAGCAGgttattggaaaaaataaaattggaaatatgCCCAAagaaattgcaaattatttaaatttaccagATCCCCAAGCTTATACAGGTCATTCTTTCCGCCGAACTTCAGCAACATTACTTGCCGATTCTGGAGGTGATATTACAACGCTCAAACGCCATGGTGGTTGGAAATCCAGTCAAATTGCCGAAGGTTATATAGAAGAttcaataaacaacaaaaaaatagtatattgtgtggcaagggcgggaaaaAAGAAACAAGTGTCAGcggaaatattttcaatataa